From the Streptomyces sp. SN-593 genome, the window CAAGGACGCCTGAGCGCGGCGGCGGCCAGCCGCCACCCGGCGCATCCCCGGAGGACCGCTCACTGCACCGGCTGTGCCCCCGGCAGGTCCTCCGGCAGGAGCGTGCTCAGATCCTCCGTCGTCGGCGCGGTCATCTCGACCACCCGTCGGGCGTGGTTCTCCGTCATCCGCTGGAAGAGCTGCCTGGCGGTGCGGCCGTTGCCGAACCGGTCGTCCCGGACGATCGTGCCGAAGTGCGCCAGCAGCGCCTCCCTCGTGTACTCGGGCAACTCGTACTGGTGCCGGGCGGCCTGCCAGTCCACGATCCGCACGAGTTCCGCGTCCTCGTAGTCCTCGAACACCAGGGTGCGGGTGAACCGCGAGGCGAGGCCGGGGTTGACGCCGACGAAGCGCTCCATCTCGTCCGGGTACCCGGCCACGATCACCACGATGTTGTCCCGGTGGTCCTCCATCAGCTTCACCAGCGTGGCGATGGCCTCCCGGCCGTAGTCCGCGCCCTGACCGCTCGGGGTGAGCGCGTACGCCTCGTCGATGAACAGCACACCGCCGAGAGCCTGCCGAAACACCGCCGTGGTCTTCGGCGCGGTATGGCCGACGTACTCGCCGACCAGCGAGCCGCGGTCCGCCTCGACCAGGTGCCCTCGCGAGAGCAGTCCGACGGCGGCGAGGATACGGCCGTAGAGGCGGGCCACGGTGGTCTTGCCCGTGCCGCTGTTCCCGGCGAAGACCAGGTGGCGGCTGAGCGGCGGAGCGACGAGGCCCGCCTCGGTGCGCTGCCGGACGAGCTGCATCACCTTGACCATGGTGCTGACGTCGTGTTTCACCCCGGCCAGGCCGACCAGGCCATCGAGTTCGTCCAGCACCTGGGCCAAGTCCTCGCCCGTGGGTTCCCTCACCTCCGCGCCATCGGTGCTGACGGTGTCCGGCGTTCCGACGTCGGCGCCGGCCGCGCCCACGATGGCCGGCAGCCGGGAGCCGACGCCGGTGGTGGTGCCGGCCGCCGGGTCCTTTGCGCTGTCGGGGAGTTCACCCGTCGTGACGTTCTTGGCCCGGCATCCCACGAACCGGGCCTCGGAGCCCTCCTCGCATTTGACTCCCTCCTCCGTGTCGTGGATGAGGCAGGCGCGCAGGACCGGAGCGGCGCCACCGCCGACGTAGACGGCGGGAAAGGCGGCGTCGCTGATGTCGCAGAAGTCGAAGCGGCCGCAGCCGCCGTCCGCGATGTAGAGGCCATTCTTCGCCGTTCGCGTGAGGGACAGCCCGTGCACCCGGGGCGCCGCGTCCTGCCGCACCACCATTCCCGTTCCGCCGGTGTCGGTCACCGAGCAGTCGACGATCCAGGGGGTGGCGCGCTCGCGGACGTAGACGCCGGCTCCGGCGGTGTTGAGGACCCGGCAACCCACGACGAGCGCCGAGGTCTCGGCGGCCACGTCGATCCCGACGCCGCCGCAGCCGTCGATGTGGCAGCCGTCCAGCAGCGGCCGGTGCTCGGTGGTCAGGCTGACTCCGGTGGCCACTTTGGTGATCTTGCAGCGACGGGCCGTCAGATCCGCCCCCTCGACGCAGAGTCCCGCCAGGCCGACATCCTCGATGGCCGTGTCCTCGACCGTGACGAGCGCGTCGCCCGCACCTCGCACTCCGTGCTCCGGGGTGCCGCGCAGTTCGCATCCGCCCAGTTCCAGTCGGCTGGCGCCGTCGGCGTGCACGGCGGTGTACGCCGATTCGTCGACGACGGTGTCACGCAGGCGGAGGCGGGCAGTGTCCGCCGCGTACACTCCGTTGGCGCCGGCCCGGTGAACGGCGCCACGCCGGACCTCGACCCGTGAAGCGCCGCCGACCGCCAGTCCGGTGTCACCGGTGTCGCTCACTGCCGTGCCCTCCAGCCGGAGCCGGGCGTCGGCGGCCGTGACGACACCGGCCGCCCCCGTCTGGCTGATCCGGCAGTTCAACAGCGAGACCACGGCCTGGCCGGTCACGTGCACACCGTCGCCGGCCGTGGCCGATATTCGGCAGTCGCGCAGCACCACGCCGGCGGCGCCACCGCCCGCGTCCTCCTCGCCCCGCGCCGGGCGGGAGCCGTCGCCGCCGTCCTGGCCGCGTCCGGGCGCGCCGGCCCGGCCGGTGACGACGACTCCCGCGGCGGCGCTGTCGGTGACATGGCAACCGGTCAGCCTCGGCACGGCGGTGGCGTCCACGGCGACGGCCGCGGCCCCGGTGTCCCGCACCTCGCACTCCTGGACAGTGGCACGCGACGAACCGGTGAAACGCAGACCGTGCCCGCCTGTTCCGGAGACGGTGACCCGCCGCAGGACCGGGGCGGCGCCGTGGTCGACGAAGACGCCGGCCGACGTGATGTCGGCGATCTCGCACCCCTCGATCACCGCGGTGCTGTCGCCGACCAGGTACAGGCCGACCTCGCCGGTGTGGTGGACCCGGCAGTTCCGCACCACCGGGTTGGCGGTACCGGAGACCTGCAACGGCCCGCCGGTGATCTCGCAGCCCTCGATCAGGACCTCGCCCGCGGTGACGGACACCGCGGGTTCCCCGTTCGGGTGCTCGATCAGCAGATCGCGTACGGTGCCGCCGCCGTGCACGGCGAGCGCGGGCCCGTGCGCGCCGACCAGGCGGACGGTGCCCGCGCCCTTCTCCGCGACCAGGCTGATGCCGCGGTCGAGAACCACGTTCTCGGTGTAGGTACCGGGCTGGACGGAGACGGTCGCGCCCGGTTCGGCGGCCCGTACGGCCGCCATGACGCTGCGGTGGCCGCCCCAACCGCGCGGCCCCACGCGGAGAACGCTCTTCACCGGTCCCCCGAACAGCGTTGACCGCGTCGGGCTGCGGGGCCCCCTTCGGAGGGGACGGCGGTGGTCATACGGCGTGGCAGGTGATCCGCACCTGAGCGGCGGCGACATGGGCGTCCTTGGCGGCGCTGTCGTCGCGGGCACCCGCGTCGACCAGTTTGACCGTCACCACTCCGGTCCTGACTTTGAAGGAGCCGCCCGTCACCCACCGGCCGCGGTGCGTCACCTGGTCCACCCGGTAGCCGCCGAGCGAGGAGCCGTCCGAACTGTGGTCCTCGTCCGTTTGGTAGTAGTAGTAGTACGCCGGATCACCGCTGGCCGCCGTGCGCGCTCCTTCCGGCACGTAGGTGGCCAACGTGCAGGAGGCGCTGGTGTAGGTCGCGCTGAAGTCGAATCGCCACAGCGCGAACCGGTCCTGGTCGTAGGAGACCTTCTGCCCGGAGACCGGCAGGGACAGGTAGCTCCCGGTGCAACTACCGCCGCTGTAGCCGCCCTTGGCCGAGGTGGTCCATCCGGTCGTCTGGTCGCTGTTGGTGCCGGTGTAGTAGCCGTACGCGGCGAAGCCGCTCGTGGCGTCGGAGGCGCAGCCGGGGCCGGCCACCGCCGTCCACTCGCTGCCGGTCTGAGCCACACCGCCGCGGGCCGGGGCCGAGGTGGTGACGGGTTTGATGTCCGCGGGCGCCGCCACGACCCGTGCGCCTCCCAGCGCACCCTTCAGCAGCGCGGCGAGCCCCACGGCCACCACGACGGCGAAGCCGACGGCCAGCACGCGGGTGCCCGAGTGGCCGGGCCGGGCTGCCGGCCTGACCGCGCGGTCGAACGCGGCGGAGAATCCGCGCCACTCCTCGTCATTCATCGCAGCCCGATCTCCTCACAAAATGGTGCATTCTTCACCCAATGGCGGCAGCTTATTCGTTCTCCGGCCCTCATGTCGCCGCATCCACCAGAGCCGTCAGGCCCGCCCCGGCACGCCACTCCACACAAACCAGTAAAGATCGAGCAAGAGGGGACTTCCGTCCCTTCCGAATCGGATAACCCATGGGACCCGATCTTCGCCGTCGATTCCAAGTGTTCCCCGGGCGTACACCGAATCGCCTCAACACCGGCTCGCCTGCCGGTAGCATCGACCACGGGGGCCGCAGCGAATTTCGCAGTTCGCTCGACAGATCAAGAACGACAGGAGCACAATGCCCCGGATATGGCGCGTCACAGTGGTCGAGCAGCACACCTTGATACGACGCGGGCTGGCGAGCCTGCTGTCCGCCGGTCCACATACCTGTCTGCTGAGCGCCGTCGCCGAGCCGCACGAACTGTCCGACGTGCTCGCCGGGCTTCC encodes:
- a CDS encoding right-handed parallel beta-helix repeat-containing protein, producing MGPRGWGGHRSVMAAVRAAEPGATVSVQPGTYTENVVLDRGISLVAEKGAGTVRLVGAHGPALAVHGGGTVRDLLIEHPNGEPAVSVTAGEVLIEGCEITGGPLQVSGTANPVVRNCRVHHTGEVGLYLVGDSTAVIEGCEIADITSAGVFVDHGAAPVLRRVTVSGTGGHGLRFTGSSRATVQECEVRDTGAAAVAVDATAVPRLTGCHVTDSAAAGVVVTGRAGAPGRGQDGGDGSRPARGEEDAGGGAAGVVLRDCRISATAGDGVHVTGQAVVSLLNCRISQTGAAGVVTAADARLRLEGTAVSDTGDTGLAVGGASRVEVRRGAVHRAGANGVYAADTARLRLRDTVVDESAYTAVHADGASRLELGGCELRGTPEHGVRGAGDALVTVEDTAIEDVGLAGLCVEGADLTARRCKITKVATGVSLTTEHRPLLDGCHIDGCGGVGIDVAAETSALVVGCRVLNTAGAGVYVRERATPWIVDCSVTDTGGTGMVVRQDAAPRVHGLSLTRTAKNGLYIADGGCGRFDFCDISDAAFPAVYVGGGAAPVLRACLIHDTEEGVKCEEGSEARFVGCRAKNVTTGELPDSAKDPAAGTTTGVGSRLPAIVGAAGADVGTPDTVSTDGAEVREPTGEDLAQVLDELDGLVGLAGVKHDVSTMVKVMQLVRQRTEAGLVAPPLSRHLVFAGNSGTGKTTVARLYGRILAAVGLLSRGHLVEADRGSLVGEYVGHTAPKTTAVFRQALGGVLFIDEAYALTPSGQGADYGREAIATLVKLMEDHRDNIVVIVAGYPDEMERFVGVNPGLASRFTRTLVFEDYEDAELVRIVDWQAARHQYELPEYTREALLAHFGTIVRDDRFGNGRTARQLFQRMTENHARRVVEMTAPTTEDLSTLLPEDLPGAQPVQ